In one Platichthys flesus chromosome 3, fPlaFle2.1, whole genome shotgun sequence genomic region, the following are encoded:
- the LOC133932999 gene encoding uncharacterized protein LOC133932999, which produces MLFGFIQVQPAAENHVSSTVSFCMLLFFCDRPMERLNRHVCHSRGRSSKDKGTQRKKEGNEMTLCLNECLRAVELQHHYARFTSMGVCRAVHLTALTMEDYPLLGIRTMEERTRLFHLVQMIKTLDLDSLEYEDGYDDFGADGGDEGYGVVDSSFTHDGCGDPVRRRLDFGCETIDHHQKHLSYPKGSVHVCTSPMGNAAPVQCRESATTLQLELDSGRAVKYGGKENNNHREDAHSRPNQHTKRDTIGGFTLQNSDTLLSPTFAFFHKQKHKPAPVASKMFSSKPVGHKDRKIISKKETLPRGIHSYGASGSMANKTPIYESKRTAGYNYGLPLSSPPAPNKKQERKQRISVSVRKRPLTRAQSRRGEADVVTTSGGECVTVHESKEAVDLTQYILQHRFYFDQVFGEESSNEEVYQGTAYPLVQHMLNGGKATCFAYGQTGAGKTHTMLGSSAGGPGLYTLAVRDIFAHLSSSHMLAPLLVYVTFFEIYCGQLYDLLDHRKRLFAREDGQKVVHIAGLRDVRVDSVSSLLQVISQGTEERTQGMSGVNPLSSRSHALLQIQLRSPNQQIRGRMWFVDLAGSERASDTKDPDKQSRMEGAEINQSLLVLKECIRSLDQEQSHTPFRQSKLTQVLKDSFVGDSMTCMIANISPGNLATEHTLNTLRYADRVKELRQQGGLRGGRRSKTMPSPKHNLSNSSSVSSVGPREKSPPKKQKLGRRPEAFAPTSPNTRSSTGDTNLCSTPKNSRSKAETSAMDGEGIGLEDVTPIRGFLGPGDTRHRRLEASERNVRGREIEMCGGFNGHFGGNHDVQPGVVLVQPGDEQRHKQEMQNSLTQRASGKREKENQQSSVKGGRVEEGGWLQQRRQVERSRDMGSEKLRERDLQKFDGKDKERQRHLRMYHQQLQQFASLSANLLSQSTFSSSLHPIVSPLSSSPLPQDSLSASALTYQDAEDVLDVCRAGVQIRADANRGQWPFPSGEIRLQTEVSPSCNDNHARGESGGVGDHLLVSWEETEGRLEQGESDKRRSVKPTGEVRLKREVKRPAGMEGRERRWPWLATVETEQEERVTGAMRIDAGAQVAYSCCSDDRGPRGEEGLHPTDDPAGRSTDWERGSPHQRGPAERPLSPGCERVNSLPTPDKLKDRSLESVHIRCISNIPPLPMQKGPFSNSPSTSQPLSTSITQTRYNTSEPLNHLSERPSYPQVQNNPHIKSKMPFLPQHETDTVSLSDTTDPLSLSMLQVDQQAATFSFLQGEQSNPSLCLLGNEMGKNTNRKEGKEQQTCSEMTEKLVEAEDVEVHLSVELPQAKTRCSTTSDTRTDINHTDRRKNTRGTVRHSEDIHSSNSRTLIPNVAAQMPTEHAHNMHSQPDSSTSAPQSERVLDQCHMVHSNPSSDLNNAIQPSLESTSSKLSTPTIHPSTLKGLNHALCRVVQAHWEQLEEMEALCHKEGTLLFQQPDMAFGEYVNKLEEIMEKKALCVHSMRAQLQPYLMLSQSNQAHNL; this is translated from the exons atgttatttggttttattcaaGTTCAGCCTGCTGCAGAGAATCACGTCAGTAGCACTGTCAGTTTTTgcatgcttctttttttttgtgaccGACCAATGGAGAGACTAAACCGACATGTGTGCCACTCCCGGGGTAGGTCGAGTAAAGACAAgggaacacagagaaagaaggaagggaATGAAATGACACTTTGCCTGAATGAGTGTCTGAGAGCGGTTGAGCTGCAGCACCACTATGCCAG GTTTACCTCCATGGGGGTTTGCCGTGCAGTCCACCTCACAGCACTGACCATGGAGGACTATCCCCTCCTGGGAATCCGCACTATGGAGGAAAGGACTCGACTCTTCCATCTGGTCCAAATGATCAAAACTCTGGACCTGGACAGTCTGGAATATGAAGATGGTTATGATGATTTTGGTGCTGATGGTGGGGACGAAGGCTATGGTGTAGTGGACAGTAGTTTTACTCATGATGGATGTGGAGATCCCGTTCGCAGACGGCTTGATTTCGGTTGTGAAACCATTGATCATCATCAGAAGCACCTTTCTTATCCCAAAGGATCTGTTCATGTCTGCACCAGTCCTATGGGAAATGCTGCACCAGTCCAGTGCAGAGAGTCAGCCACAACTCTGCAGCTTGAACTCGACAGTGGGAGAGCTGTGAAATATGgcggaaaagaaaacaacaaccacagggAAGATGCACATAGTCGTCCAAatcaacacacaaagagagacaccATAGGAGGTTTTACATTGCAGAACTCTGACACCCTATTATCACCAACGTTTGCCTTCTtccacaaacagaaacacaagcctGCACCAGTTGCATCAAAGATGTTTAGCAGCAAACCAGTTGGgcacaaagacaggaaaataATCTCTAAGAAGGAAACACTTCCCAGAGGAATACACAGTTATGGGGCTTCAGGATCCATGGCTAACAAAACACCCATTTATGAATCAAAGAGAACCGCTGGCTACAACTACGGACTACCTCTGAGTTCCCCTCCTGCTCCAAACAAAAA gcAAGAAAGGAAGCAGCGGATTAGCGTCAGTGTGAGGAAGAGACCTCTGACACGtgcacagagcaggagaggagaagcagacgTTGTCACAACTTCAGGAGGAGAGTGTGTAACTGTTCATGAAAGCAAAGAAGCGGTGGATCTCACACAATACATACTACAG CACAGGTTCTACTTCGACCAGGTTTTTGGAGAGGAGAGCTCCAACGAGGAGGTGTATCAAGGAACAGCATATCCTCTGGTGCAGCACATGCTCAATGG AGGCAAGGCCACTTGTTTTGCATACGGCCAGACAGGTGCAGGGAAGACTCACACCATGTTGGGCTCATCCGCCGGGGGACCAGGGTTGTACACACTTGCAGTCCGGGACATTTTTGcacacctctcctcctcacacatgcTCGCTCCCCTGCTGGTGTATGTCACTTTCTTTGAGATCTACTGTGGTCAGCTGTATGACCTGTTGGACCACaggaaaag GTTATTCGCCAGGGAGGATGGACAGAAGGTGGTCCACATTGCAGGGTTGCGTGACGTCAGGGTGGACTCAGTCAGCTCCCTGCTGCAG GTGATTTCACAGGGTACAGAGGAGCGCACGCAGGGGATGAGCGGGGTAAATCCACTTTCCTCTCGATCCCATGCTTTGCTTCAGATTCAGCTCAGAAGTCCAAACCAGCAGATAAGAGGCAG gATGTGGTTTGTGGACCTGGCCGGAAGTGAGAGGGCATCAGATACCAAAGACCCAGACAAGCAGAGCCGTATGGAAGGAGCTGAGATCAACCAGAGTCTGTTGGTt CTTAAAGAATGTATCCGGTCCCTTGATCAGGAGCAATCACACACACCGTTCAGACAAAGCAAACTTACTCAG GTTTTGAAAGACTCATTTGTTGGTGATTCAATGACGTGCATGATTGCCAACATTTCACCTGGTAACTTAGCGACCGAACACACACTTAATACACTGAGATATGCTGACCg GGTGAAGGAGTTGAGGCAACAAGGAGGActtagaggaggaagaaggagcaAGACGATGCCCTCCCCTAAACATAACCTgtccaacagcagcagtgttagCAGTGTTGGCCCGCGAGAGAAAAGTCCCCCTAAAAAGCAGAAGTTAGGGAGACGACCAGAGGCTTTTGCTCCCACTTCACCAAACACCAGGTCGTCCACAGGGGACACAAATCTCTGCTCCACACCCAAGAACAGCAGATCGAAGGCCGAAACAAGTGCAATGGACGGAGAAGGGATCGGACTTGAAGATGTTACACCAATTAGAGGCTTCCTGGGACCGGGTGATACGAGGCATAGGAGGCTTGAAGCAAGTGAAAGAAACGTTAGGGGAAGAGAAATTGAAATGTGCGGAGGATTTAACGGACACTTCGGAGGAAACCATGACGTCCAGCCAGGGGTGGTGTTGGTACAGCCAGGAGATGAGCAGCGCCACAAGCAGGAGATGCAAAACTCTTTAACTCAAAGGGCATcgggaaaaagagaaaaagagaaccAGCAGAGCTCCGTGAAAGGGGGAAGAGTTGAGGAAGGAGGATGGTTACAACAGAGAAGACAAGTTGAGCGCAGTAGAGACATGGGTAGTGAAAAGCTTAGGGAAAGAGATTTACAGAAGTTTGATGGAAAGGATAAGGAGAGGCAGAGGCATCTGAGAATGTatcaccagcagctgcagcagtttgcGTCCTTGTCTGCCAATCTCCTCTCACAGTCGacattctcttcctctcttcatccAATTGTCTCTCCAttatcctcttctcctcttccacaGGATTCCCTGTCAGCTTCTGCCCTCACATATCAAGATGCAGAAGATGTCTTAGATGTGTGCCGAGCTGGAGTTCAGATTAGAGCTGATGCTAACAGAGGACAGTGGCCTTTTCCCAGTGGTGAGATTCGCTTGCAAACTGAAGTCTCTCCAAGCTGCAATGACAATCACGCCCGTGGTGAATCTGGTGGTGTTGGCGATCACTTGCTGGTATCATGGGAAGAAACAGAGGGAAGACTTGAGCAAGGTGAAAGTGATAAAAGGAGGTCAGTGAAGCCAACAGGTGAAGTAAGGTTAAAGAGAGAAGTTAAGAGGCCAGCTGGGATGGAAGGGCGAGAGAGGAGGTGGCCCTGGTTGGCAACAGTGGAGACAGAGCAAGAAGAGAGGGTCACAGGTGCGATGCGGATTGATGCAGGGGCACAAGTGGCTTACAGCTGTTGTTCTGATGACAGAGGACCGAGGGGTGAGGAGGGACTCCATCCCACAGATGACCCAGCTGGGCGGAGCACTGATTGGGAGAGAGGCAGCCCTCATCAGCGAGGTCCAGCAGAACGACCCCTCTCCCCAGGCTGTGAACGGGTCAACTCACTCCCGACCCCGGACAAACTAAAGGATCGCTCTCTTGAATCAGTACATATCAGATGCATCTCCAACATCCCGCCTCTACCTATGCAAAAAGGCCCTTTTTCCAACTCTCCTTCAACCTCTCAACCACTCTCTACCTCTATCACTCAGACTAGATATAACACTTCTGAGCCCCTTAACCATCTCTCTGAACGTCCATCATACCCTCAGGTACAAAACAACCCACACATCAAATCCAAAATGCCGTTTTTACCCCAGCATGAGACTGACACAGTTTCTCTCAGCGACACAACAGACCCCCTCAGCCTCTCAATGCTTCAGGTGGACCAACAGGCTGCGACATTCTCATTCCTACAAGGAGAACAGAGCAACCCCTCACTCTGTCTGCTTGGGAATGAAATGGGGAAAAATACCaacaggaaagaaggaaaagagcaACAAACATGTTCAGAGATGACGGAGAAACTTGTAGAGGCCGAGGATGTAGAGGTTCATCTTTCTGTGGAGCTGCCACAAGCAAAGACCCGCTGCTCCACCACCTCTGACACCAGGACAGATATCAATCACACGGATCGAAGAAAAAACACTCGTGGAACAGTCCGACACTCTGAGGACATTCATTCATCCAACTCGCGCACTCTTATCCCAAATGTTGCCGCACAAATGCCAACGGAGCATGCACACAACATGCACAGCCAACCTGACTCCTCCACCTCAGCACCACAGTCAGAGAGGGTCTTGGACCAGTGTCACATGGTACATTCAAACCCCTCCAGCGATTTAAACAATGCAATCCAACCAAGTCTAGAAAGTACGAGCAGTAAGCTAAGTACACCCACAATCCATCCGTCTACCCTGAAAGGCTTGAATCATGCACT GTGTCGTGTTGTCCAGGCCCACTGGGAGCAGCTGGAAGAGATGGAGGCTTTATGCCATAAAGAGGGGACACTTCTGTTCCAACAACCTGATATG GCATTTGGGGAATATGTCAACAAGCTAGAGGAGATCATGGAGAAAAAGGCTCTATGTGTTCATAGCATGAGAGCCCAGCTGCAGCCATATCTGATGCTCAGTCAGTCTAACCAAGCACACAATCTATGA
- the LOC133941253 gene encoding Rieske domain-containing protein, with the protein MSSQEETCRNSSSPPLLSSSSSSSSSLPSVSHFIGKKEDIVKAGRVTKLVNGCRDVLVLFHQGQLHAMDMRCYHSGGALQHGDIEEFNGRQCIVCPWHKYKITLAEGEGLYQAVDDPLVKPLRTRWCSKGVKQRIHQVTEVNGDVYVTLDDSIEAIESDIYQTERYRTVLLKAQPKPKK; encoded by the exons ATGTCCTCTCAGGAGGAGACTTGTCGGAATTCCTCGTCGCCTCCATTGTTGTCGTCGTCctcgtcatcgtcatcatcactTCCCTCCGTGTCTCACTTCATTGGGAAGAAAGAGGACATCGTTAAGGCAGGACGAGTGACCAAGCTTGTGAATGGATGCAGAGATGTACTGGTCCTGTTCCACCAGGGGCAACTCCATGCTATGGACATGCGCTGCTACC ATTCAGGTGGTGCGTTGCAGCATGGAGACATTGAG GAGTTTAATGGACGACAGTGCATTGTGTGTCCGTGGCACAAGTACAAGATCACACTGGCAGAAGGGGAAGGGCTGTACCAGGCTGTGGACGATCCTTTAGTCAAACCCCTGAGAACACGTTGGTGCTCCAAGGGTGTCAAACAGAGGATTCACCAGGTCACAGAAGTCAACGGGGATGTATACGTAACGCTTGATGACTCCATCGAGGCCATTGAGTCGGACATTTATCAGACTGAGAGATACAGGACTGTCTTGTTAAAGGCCCAACCAAAACCCAAGAAGTAG